One Nostoc sp. UHCC 0302 DNA window includes the following coding sequences:
- the thrB gene encoding homoserine kinase, with protein sequence MSVVSGVTVTVPGTTANLGPGFDCIGAALKLYNKFKFTRLEEGGLIINVTGTEAERVQTDESNLLYQAFVNFYQHIEQTPPAVKIEIQLGVPLARGLGSSATAIVGGLVAANQLAGAPLSQLQVMELAIATEGHPDNVVPALLGGCRLAASSGGGWEICDVPWHGDVVAIVAIPDFELSTQEARRVLPTEVSRADAIFNTAHLGLLLRGLETGKGEWLRAALQDRLHQPYRKVLIPGYDAVNIAAVTAGAYGMVISGAGPTLLALADKLHSEAVETAISTAWKEEGITAEVRSLSLDTQGAVS encoded by the coding sequence ATGTCTGTTGTTTCTGGTGTCACTGTTACCGTTCCTGGTACAACTGCTAATTTAGGGCCTGGTTTTGACTGCATCGGTGCGGCGTTAAAGCTTTACAACAAGTTCAAGTTTACTCGTCTAGAAGAGGGTGGGTTAATTATTAATGTCACTGGTACAGAAGCTGAACGAGTACAAACTGATGAGAGCAATCTGCTCTACCAAGCATTTGTAAATTTCTATCAACATATAGAGCAGACACCGCCAGCAGTGAAAATAGAAATTCAGCTGGGTGTGCCATTAGCACGAGGTTTAGGTAGTTCAGCTACAGCAATTGTGGGTGGGTTGGTTGCTGCTAATCAGCTGGCGGGTGCGCCTCTGTCTCAGTTGCAGGTGATGGAGTTAGCGATCGCAACGGAAGGCCATCCTGATAATGTAGTTCCTGCTTTATTGGGGGGATGCCGTCTCGCTGCTAGCAGTGGCGGAGGTTGGGAAATTTGTGATGTTCCCTGGCATGGGGATGTTGTAGCGATAGTGGCTATTCCTGATTTTGAACTTTCCACTCAAGAAGCACGGCGCGTTCTTCCAACTGAGGTGAGTCGTGCAGATGCCATTTTTAACACTGCACATCTAGGATTGTTGTTGCGTGGATTGGAAACTGGTAAGGGAGAATGGTTAAGGGCTGCTTTGCAAGATAGATTGCATCAGCCTTATCGCAAAGTCCTAATTCCTGGTTACGATGCTGTGAATATAGCAGCTGTTACTGCTGGTGCTTATGGCATGGTAATTAGTGGTGCAGGGCCGACACTGTTAGCTTTGGCGGATAAATTGCACTCAGAGGCAGTGGAAACAGCGATTTCCACTGCTTGGAAAGAAGAAGGAATTACAGCTGAAGTGCGATCGCTTTCTTTAGATACCCAAGGCGCAGTCAGCTAG
- a CDS encoding gluconolactonase, which translates to MGNSAGLPSIYADKPIELAPAKIITSFPVNTFLENLAIPAAGYVYAPDCTIFVTNHEVGEIVRITPDGNQQIHATVEGKVSGLAFTTNGDLVATGWNADSIPVVSLVKSDGTVETLLTLPDAIFLNGITPLSGTQYLAADSYRGAIWLIDVAQRRGSIWLEHPMLARSSSESVFPAANGLKRFGDFLYVSNTEKMLLLRIPVDTANNPGEPEIFVEQTNIDDFAFDVEGNLYGATHIYNSVVKIAPDRSTTIIAQAESGVIGSTAVAFGQSEGDRTAIYVVTNGGMFLPPPTGVVPANVVRLEVGKAGYSLA; encoded by the coding sequence ATGGGAAATTCCGCAGGTTTACCGTCTATTTACGCAGATAAGCCGATTGAATTAGCACCTGCTAAAATTATTACCTCGTTCCCAGTCAATACTTTTTTGGAAAATCTAGCGATACCTGCGGCGGGCTACGTCTACGCACCAGATTGCACAATTTTTGTAACCAATCACGAAGTTGGCGAGATTGTTCGCATTACCCCAGATGGCAATCAGCAAATTCATGCCACTGTTGAAGGCAAAGTAAGTGGTCTTGCTTTCACTACCAACGGCGATCTGGTGGCAACAGGCTGGAATGCTGATTCTATACCTGTGGTTTCTCTAGTTAAAAGTGATGGCACGGTGGAAACCTTGCTGACACTACCAGATGCTATATTTCTTAATGGCATCACCCCACTTTCTGGCACTCAGTATTTGGCAGCAGATTCCTATCGCGGTGCAATCTGGCTAATTGATGTTGCTCAACGCCGTGGATCAATTTGGTTAGAACATCCAATGCTTGCTCGTAGCAGTTCTGAGAGCGTGTTTCCAGCTGCAAATGGCTTGAAGCGTTTTGGTGATTTCCTCTACGTTTCAAATACGGAAAAAATGTTGCTGTTGCGGATTCCTGTTGATACCGCTAATAATCCAGGTGAGCCGGAAATTTTTGTTGAGCAAACTAATATTGATGACTTTGCCTTTGATGTGGAAGGCAACCTTTATGGAGCAACGCACATTTACAATAGTGTAGTAAAAATTGCACCCGATCGCAGTACTACTATCATTGCTCAAGCTGAGTCAGGTGTAATTGGTAGCACAGCAGTGGCTTTTGGTCAAAGCGAGGGCGATCGCACTGCGATATATGTTGTGACTAATGGGGGAATGTTTTTACCTCCTCCCACAGGTGTGGTTCCTGCTAACGTTGTTCGACTAGAAGTTGGTAAAGCTGGATATTCACTTGCTTGA
- a CDS encoding DUF2973 domain-containing protein: MLHLLYILAFTILAFIAVANLIRNLIMFSFDRERTYPTKSSAMSNQGNFSYLSSRKQFIPHPELLDNAGNLIKEPLLVMRSINVDDARQQLDALYEASPGHKRENQEEA, translated from the coding sequence ATGTTACACCTACTTTACATTCTTGCTTTTACTATCCTTGCATTTATAGCTGTTGCTAACCTAATCCGTAACCTGATTATGTTTAGTTTTGACCGAGAGCGGACTTACCCAACTAAATCCTCGGCAATGTCTAATCAAGGCAACTTTAGCTATCTCTCATCAAGAAAACAGTTTATACCTCATCCAGAGTTATTGGATAACGCAGGCAATTTAATTAAAGAGCCGTTGTTAGTGATGCGTTCCATCAACGTTGATGATGCCCGTCAACAACTGGATGCTCTTTATGAAGCTTCACCAGGACATAAGAGAGAAAATCAAGAGGAAGCTTAA
- a CDS encoding amylo-alpha-1,6-glucosidase, whose amino-acid sequence MTPDTFMTPEKIFLDGKTFIPAEQLPISEWPCVVSERPQPTLTVKDDDLFFVTDTIGNISGCSLNDGNPSMGLFCADTRFLSRLELQVEGRSPTLLSSTAEKGFTLSILCTNPRIDERLKADTVGIRREMVLNGALFEEIEVSNYSTTTVSFELSISFDADFVDLFEVRGYGRDKRGRLLRLVEPTSEEGISFSGDSVLPPQTQPHTQREESLTLAYQGLDGSVMESRILFQHRQPDYCKGYTAVWQLELASHETQKLGYRVNMLTNNKSSSTVSAAITLAQAKAAELMEEQHWVQQITRISSDKSIFNRVIEQAEQDMYLLRQSFGKHKTVSAGVPWFSTLFGRDSLITASQTLMLNSQIAKETLILLAIHQGKIDDEWREEEPGKILHELRLGEMARCQEIPHTPYYGTIDATPLWLMLYAEYYAWTHDQELLELLWPNALAAMEWIDRNTRQNSYLSYYLKSKRGLVNQGWKDSGDCIVDRKGELANGPIALCEVQAYVYAAKMRLAEIAKMKKRLDLADRWLEEAKNLKARFNRDFWMQDEDFCALALDGDGKPVESITSNPGHCLHLGIFTPEKAYSVAERLRAPDMFNGWGIRTLSSLSPAYNPMGYHIGSVWPHDNSLIAIGLRSLGLIDQALELFQGLFEMTSYQPYQRPPELFCGYERNGDNSPVQYPVACTPQAWATGSIFQLLQMMVNLVPDAQNNCLRIIDPALPESINRLSFHNLRVGPTILDLEFERSGSTTACRVAKKRGNLRVVIEA is encoded by the coding sequence ATGACACCGGATACATTCATGACCCCGGAAAAAATTTTCTTGGACGGAAAAACTTTTATTCCAGCAGAACAATTACCTATTTCGGAGTGGCCTTGTGTTGTCAGTGAAAGACCACAGCCAACCCTGACGGTAAAGGATGATGATTTATTTTTTGTAACGGATACTATCGGGAATATTTCCGGCTGTTCCCTCAACGATGGGAATCCCAGCATGGGACTATTTTGTGCTGATACGCGCTTTCTTAGTCGCTTAGAGTTGCAAGTTGAAGGGCGATCGCCTACACTCCTGAGCAGTACTGCTGAAAAAGGATTTACACTTTCGATTTTGTGTACTAACCCCAGAATTGACGAACGTCTCAAAGCTGACACTGTAGGGATTCGTCGAGAAATGGTACTCAATGGAGCGCTGTTTGAAGAAATAGAGGTATCTAACTACAGCACAACCACTGTCAGTTTTGAACTAAGTATTAGCTTTGATGCAGATTTTGTCGATTTATTTGAAGTCCGGGGTTATGGCAGAGACAAACGGGGTAGGCTTTTACGCTTAGTAGAACCAACATCTGAAGAAGGGATATCTTTTAGCGGCGATAGCGTTTTGCCTCCACAGACTCAGCCTCACACACAAAGAGAAGAATCTTTAACACTGGCCTATCAAGGTCTAGATGGCTCGGTGATGGAATCCCGTATCCTTTTCCAGCATCGGCAACCAGACTATTGCAAAGGTTACACTGCGGTTTGGCAGCTAGAGTTAGCTTCTCACGAAACCCAAAAGTTGGGTTATCGGGTCAATATGTTGACAAACAACAAATCTAGTTCTACCGTCAGTGCTGCTATTACCTTAGCGCAGGCTAAAGCCGCTGAGTTGATGGAGGAACAACACTGGGTGCAACAAATTACCCGGATTAGCTCTGATAAAAGCATCTTCAATCGAGTGATTGAACAAGCTGAGCAAGATATGTATTTGTTGCGCCAGTCTTTTGGTAAGCATAAGACTGTTTCCGCTGGAGTGCCTTGGTTTTCCACACTCTTTGGACGGGATTCGCTGATTACAGCTTCTCAAACTTTGATGTTAAACTCCCAAATCGCCAAGGAAACTTTGATTTTACTAGCGATACATCAAGGGAAAATTGACGATGAATGGCGTGAAGAAGAACCAGGTAAGATTTTGCACGAGTTGCGCTTGGGGGAAATGGCTCGTTGTCAAGAAATTCCCCATACACCTTATTACGGTACAATCGATGCCACTCCCCTGTGGTTAATGCTATATGCCGAATATTATGCTTGGACTCACGACCAAGAACTATTAGAGCTGCTTTGGCCGAATGCTTTAGCTGCAATGGAGTGGATTGACCGCAATACAAGACAAAACAGCTACCTGAGCTACTACCTTAAATCTAAACGTGGTCTTGTTAACCAAGGTTGGAAAGATTCTGGTGACTGCATTGTAGACCGCAAAGGAGAACTAGCCAATGGGCCAATTGCCCTTTGTGAGGTGCAAGCTTATGTTTATGCTGCTAAAATGCGCCTAGCAGAAATAGCTAAGATGAAGAAGCGACTTGACTTGGCAGACCGTTGGCTAGAAGAGGCCAAAAACCTCAAGGCTCGTTTTAATAGAGACTTTTGGATGCAAGACGAAGACTTTTGTGCTTTGGCTTTGGATGGAGATGGTAAGCCAGTGGAAAGTATTACATCCAATCCTGGTCATTGTCTACATTTGGGTATCTTCACACCCGAAAAAGCCTATAGCGTGGCAGAACGTCTACGTGCGCCAGATATGTTTAATGGTTGGGGCATTCGTACCTTGAGTAGTTTGTCACCTGCTTATAATCCAATGGGCTATCACATTGGTTCGGTTTGGCCACACGATAATTCTCTCATTGCGATCGGATTGCGATCGCTTGGTCTAATTGATCAAGCCTTAGAACTTTTCCAAGGTTTATTCGAGATGACGAGTTACCAACCTTATCAACGTCCTCCAGAACTTTTCTGCGGCTACGAACGTAACGGTGATAACTCCCCAGTGCAGTATCCAGTTGCCTGCACTCCCCAAGCTTGGGCTACAGGCAGTATCTTTCAACTACTGCAAATGATGGTCAACTTAGTGCCTGATGCTCAAAATAATTGCCTGCGAATTATCGACCCCGCTTTACCAGAATCAATTAATCGTTTGTCTTTCCATAACTTGCGGGTTGGCCCCACCATCCTCGATTTAGAATTCGAGCGTTCTGGTAGCACGACTGCTTGTCGCGTAGCTAAAAAACGCGGCAATCTCCGGGTAGTTATTGAAGCCTAA
- the thrS gene encoding threonine--tRNA ligase produces MVQQPMSPQFSSNQSEQSAQPEKMYLPRTSESENLKKIRHTASHVMAMAVQKLFPKAQVTIGPWIENGFYYDFDNPEPFNETDLKAIQKEMVKIINRKLPVIREEVSREEAERRIQEIKEPYKLEILADIKQEPITIYHLGNEWWDLCAGPHVENTKELNPKAIELESVAGAYWRGDETKAQLQRIYATAWESPEQLAEYKRRKEEALRRDHRKLGKELGLFIFSDLVGPGFPLWTPKGTLLRSTLEDFLKQEQLKRGYLPVVTPHVAKVDLFKKSGHWQKYKEDMFPLMADDEEAAAKEEGFVLKPMNCPFHIQIYQSELRSYRELPMRLAEFGTVYRYEQSGELGGLTRVRGFTVDDSHLFVTPEQLDNEFLNVVDLILSVFNKLQLKNFKARLSFRDPASDKYIGSDEVWDKAEGAIRRAVEQLGMEHFEGIGEAAFYGPKLDFIFSDALEREWQLGTVQVDYNLPERFELEYVAEDGSRKRPVMIHRAPFGSLERLIGILIEEYAGDFPLWLAPVQARLLPVGETQLDFAKDIVTKMQAFGIRAEVDTSGDRLGKQIRNAEKEKIPVMAIVGAKEVETNALSIRTRASGELGAIPVDEVVDKLKGAIANFENF; encoded by the coding sequence ATGGTTCAGCAGCCAATGTCGCCACAATTCTCATCAAATCAGTCAGAGCAGTCAGCACAACCTGAAAAAATGTATTTACCGCGTACCAGCGAATCGGAGAATTTAAAAAAGATTCGCCATACCGCTTCCCACGTGATGGCAATGGCAGTACAAAAGCTGTTTCCCAAGGCACAAGTTACAATTGGCCCCTGGATTGAAAACGGTTTTTATTACGACTTTGACAATCCAGAACCATTTAACGAGACTGATCTCAAAGCCATCCAGAAAGAGATGGTAAAAATTATCAATCGCAAACTGCCAGTGATTCGGGAAGAAGTCAGTCGCGAAGAAGCCGAACGCCGCATTCAAGAAATTAAGGAACCTTACAAGCTAGAAATCCTAGCCGATATTAAACAGGAACCAATCACGATTTACCACCTGGGGAATGAATGGTGGGATTTGTGTGCTGGGCCTCATGTGGAAAACACCAAAGAATTAAACCCGAAAGCCATTGAACTAGAAAGCGTTGCCGGCGCTTATTGGCGTGGAGATGAAACCAAGGCGCAGCTACAACGCATTTATGCCACCGCCTGGGAAAGCCCAGAACAACTTGCTGAGTACAAGCGGCGCAAAGAAGAAGCTTTGCGTCGAGATCATCGCAAACTCGGTAAAGAACTGGGATTATTTATATTTTCTGATTTAGTAGGGCCAGGATTTCCTTTGTGGACGCCAAAGGGTACTCTTTTACGGAGTACTTTGGAAGACTTCCTTAAGCAAGAACAGTTAAAACGGGGTTATCTGCCTGTAGTGACTCCCCATGTTGCTAAAGTCGATTTATTTAAAAAATCTGGACACTGGCAGAAATATAAAGAAGATATGTTTCCTTTGATGGCGGATGACGAGGAAGCCGCTGCCAAAGAAGAGGGCTTTGTCCTTAAGCCGATGAACTGTCCCTTCCATATCCAAATATATCAAAGCGAGTTGCGCTCTTATCGGGAACTACCGATGCGACTGGCAGAATTTGGCACAGTTTACCGTTACGAACAGTCAGGAGAATTGGGTGGTTTAACGCGAGTGCGCGGTTTCACTGTAGATGATTCTCACTTGTTCGTTACTCCAGAACAACTTGACAACGAATTCCTCAATGTAGTGGATTTGATTTTGTCGGTGTTCAATAAACTGCAACTGAAAAACTTTAAAGCTAGACTTAGTTTCCGCGATCCAGCGAGTGATAAGTACATCGGTTCTGATGAAGTTTGGGATAAAGCTGAAGGTGCGATTCGTCGTGCAGTGGAACAGTTGGGAATGGAACATTTTGAGGGAATTGGCGAAGCGGCATTTTATGGGCCAAAACTCGACTTTATCTTCAGTGATGCCTTAGAACGGGAATGGCAGTTAGGAACTGTGCAGGTAGATTACAACTTGCCAGAACGCTTTGAGTTGGAGTACGTCGCTGAAGATGGTTCACGCAAACGTCCAGTAATGATTCACCGTGCGCCTTTTGGTTCGCTAGAACGGCTAATTGGAATTTTAATTGAAGAATACGCTGGGGATTTCCCTTTATGGTTAGCGCCAGTACAAGCCAGATTGCTACCAGTGGGTGAAACACAACTGGATTTTGCCAAAGATATAGTAACAAAGATGCAAGCATTTGGTATCCGTGCAGAAGTCGATACCAGCGGTGATCGTTTGGGTAAACAGATTCGCAATGCTGAAAAAGAAAAAATACCAGTAATGGCAATTGTAGGAGCTAAAGAAGTTGAAACCAACGCCTTGAGTATTCGTACTCGCGCCTCTGGTGAGTTAGGAGCTATACCTGTGGATGAGGTAGTGGATAAGTTGAAAGGAGCGATCGCTAACTTCGAGAACTTCTAG
- a CDS encoding NAD(P)H-quinone oxidoreductase subunit 4 — protein sequence MNDIELPWLTAIILLPLVAALAIPLIPDKEGKTVRWYGLGVAIADFALMIYAFWYHYDFQNSTFQLVENYPWVPQLGLNWSVAVDGLSMPLILLTGLINTLAIFAAWKVTNKPRLFYGLMLAMYTAQLGVFLAQDMLLFFLMWEIELVPVYLLISIWGGPKRRYAATKFIIYTAAASIFILIAGFAMAFSGDTITFDMAALGMKQYPKAFELLVYAGLLIAFGVKLPIFPLHTWLPDAHGEASAPGSMILAGVLLKMGGYALIRFNVEMLPNAHVYFAPVLAILGVVNIVYGACCAFAQTNLKRRLAYSSIAHMGFVLIGIASYTELGISGAVLQMVSHGLIAASLFFLSGVTYERTHTLMMDKMGGMAKVMPRTFALFTVGSMASLALPGMSGFVGELMVFLGIATSDVYSSSFKIVVLLLSAVGVILTPIYLLSMLRQVFYGNQSEELHLDAVISDVKPRELFITACLLLPIIGIGFYPKLATQTYDVKAVELATHARQVLPVVAHQQPSSLYSRIFTAPTLATSEVESLVNIAQ from the coding sequence ATGAATGATATTGAACTTCCTTGGCTAACGGCCATAATTCTCTTGCCCTTGGTGGCTGCCTTAGCCATCCCCTTAATCCCAGACAAAGAAGGTAAAACCGTTCGGTGGTATGGTTTGGGAGTAGCGATCGCCGACTTTGCATTAATGATTTATGCTTTTTGGTATCACTACGACTTCCAAAACTCAACATTCCAACTTGTAGAAAACTATCCTTGGGTACCACAGTTAGGTTTGAATTGGTCTGTAGCGGTTGATGGTTTATCGATGCCGCTAATACTCCTAACAGGCTTAATTAATACTCTCGCAATCTTCGCGGCTTGGAAAGTTACCAACAAGCCGCGATTATTTTATGGTTTGATGTTAGCGATGTACACCGCCCAGCTAGGCGTGTTTCTCGCTCAGGATATGCTGTTGTTCTTCCTAATGTGGGAAATCGAGTTAGTACCCGTTTACTTGCTGATTTCCATTTGGGGAGGGCCAAAGCGCCGCTATGCAGCAACTAAATTTATTATCTATACTGCGGCTGCATCTATATTTATATTGATAGCTGGTTTTGCAATGGCATTCTCTGGAGATACCATCACCTTCGACATGGCGGCTCTGGGAATGAAGCAATATCCGAAAGCCTTTGAATTATTAGTTTATGCAGGTTTATTAATTGCTTTCGGAGTAAAGCTGCCAATTTTCCCCTTGCACACTTGGCTACCTGATGCTCACGGTGAAGCATCAGCACCTGGCTCGATGATTTTGGCTGGGGTATTGCTCAAAATGGGTGGTTATGCTCTCATCCGCTTCAACGTTGAGATGTTGCCCAATGCTCATGTTTACTTCGCACCAGTGCTGGCGATTTTAGGTGTAGTGAATATCGTCTATGGTGCTTGCTGTGCTTTTGCTCAAACCAATCTCAAACGCCGCTTGGCTTACTCTTCAATTGCCCACATGGGGTTTGTGTTAATTGGTATTGCTTCTTATACAGAATTGGGAATCAGTGGCGCGGTGCTACAGATGGTTTCTCACGGTTTGATTGCTGCTAGCTTGTTCTTCCTGTCAGGCGTAACTTACGAACGCACCCACACCTTGATGATGGATAAAATGGGTGGGATGGCGAAAGTAATGCCTAGAACCTTTGCTCTGTTTACCGTTGGTTCAATGGCTTCTCTAGCTTTACCAGGAATGAGTGGCTTTGTCGGTGAGTTGATGGTATTTCTCGGTATCGCCACCAGTGATGTTTACAGTTCCAGTTTCAAAATTGTAGTCCTCCTGTTGTCAGCGGTTGGTGTGATTTTGACTCCAATTTACTTACTGTCGATGCTGCGCCAAGTATTCTACGGCAACCAAAGTGAAGAGTTACACTTGGATGCTGTAATCTCTGATGTTAAACCACGCGAACTGTTTATCACTGCTTGTTTGCTACTTCCAATCATCGGTATCGGCTTTTATCCCAAGTTGGCAACGCAGACTTATGATGTGAAAGCAGTAGAATTAGCAACTCATGCTCGTCAAGTTCTACCAGTTGTAGCTCATCAGCAACCATCAAGTCTCTACTCGCGTATTTTTACAGCGCCAACATTGGCCACTTCTGAAGTTGAAAGTTTAGTTAATATTGCTCAGTAA
- a CDS encoding DUF2605 domain-containing protein, with amino-acid sequence MPDSNLPGTELLKTVLEPLLDDFQFWFTRSRDLLESEQLSFMSHQDQSDLLLRVKQAQNELNTAKMLFTATDRQVGIDMATLMPWHQLVTECWDVSMRFYRSREV; translated from the coding sequence ATGCCAGACTCAAATTTACCAGGGACTGAGTTGCTGAAAACAGTTTTAGAACCCCTGCTGGATGATTTTCAGTTTTGGTTTACGCGATCGCGCGACTTGCTAGAATCTGAGCAACTCTCATTTATGAGTCATCAAGATCAATCAGATTTGCTCTTACGAGTTAAGCAAGCACAGAATGAACTGAACACAGCAAAAATGCTATTTACTGCGACTGATCGCCAAGTCGGGATTGACATGGCAACTTTAATGCCTTGGCATCAATTAGTAACAGAATGTTGGGACGTGTCAATGCGTTTCTATCGCTCACGTGAAGTCTGA